The window GGGAATGTGTGTCCGCCTGTTCTTGGCTTcacctatattaataaaattcttatttactgataaaaaaaaaaaaaaaagaatgtgtCTTATGAAGTCTATTGTTCTATATTTGGATCCAACATACAGATAAGATTGGAGTCAGGATCCAAGGGTGAATCAGAACCAACAATGAACGACACTATTTTTCAGCTTCTCCCCAGTCCAGATATAGTTTTTGTAAGAAGGAACAGCTGAAAGCTGAAAGAAAAGGCACTGAAAGCTTGCTGTGTGGGATTATAGTGTTTCTACATCATcacttgtttattttaatttcaagtCATGGGTGGAAATGCATCTCAAAGTCGATGTGGGGAAGTGTGTTTCTTTCAGTTGCTCATGTTTTTGCTCATTGGCTGCAAAGTGGAGGGGATGCTACATGAGTTGGTTATAGAAAACTCAAAAGTTCTTTTCCTCCTTGTTTTTAAAATAGCTGAACTGCTGTCTTATTGCCACGACAGTTCTGTTtttcaatttggtttttttGAAGCATTCAGGGCATATTGTTGCAGCAGAGCCTTGTGCTCTCACTTTTCTTCCCCCCACCATTGGATTTAGACCTcgtttctcatcttcttcttcttttcctttttttgttctctccTCAAGGAGTGAATTAATGCTATATAATGTAATACTGACTGAATATGTATAAGGACGTATTGCTTTATCAAATATAGCTTGTATAATATTGTATGTAATTGGTGTATTCCATGCAGTAATTATAaatgtaggtttttttttcccgtttgAGATGAACTTTTAATGAAAGGAATGAAAGTAAACTGCTTAATTTGTATATACCGATGATTTAAGTACAATTATGAATTATCGATTTAGaatttactttatttaaaatcGAGTTTATAAAcatttgtatataataaagaaaaatctttaCATAGCaatcaaattttatacaaatattacaatttgattactgtttttataaaaataaatttttaaattgacgGAATTTAATGCagtcaatttttaaattaatatgatttgatgttgtcataatttttttttttttaattttccgtCAGCCTTTTAACTCTACTtgtgaaataaaaaaaggaaaatataaaatgtacttaaaaaaattataaaaaatttatttctttatatatcaaatgaaataaaatttaaattttaaaagaaaaatagtaaaataaagtTGGTAAGTAAAAGCGtaaatataaagtaaaatatattaaagGTGACCCACGCTGTTCATCCATCTGACTCTTTTTGCATCAAACCTTGCAGATTAAGCAAGGAAGAAACATAGAAGGAAGCGTCATGGCCCAGATAGACACGTTCAGGACACGTGTCATAACGTCGGCGCACGAAGCGGCAGGAGAGAGTCCCCTTCCTTCcttttattttgactttttataTTACATGCGTCGCATTTGGAATTTTAGTTGCAATCTCTGCCGTTTCCGTTGGTGTTAGAAGTGGTGATTTTTGtcgttctctctctcctctaacGGAATCATACAGACTCTGTGAAAATGGCAACCCTAGGAGGTGTTCCCGAATCACAAGGAGAAGTAGAAGGACAAGCTGCAGCAATTCAGAACAGCGCCGATGTCGAAGGCCTCGCTCGTTTCGCCGTCGAAGAACACAACAAGAAGgaggttttattttaattttgttttcctatttttatttGTGGAGTGGGATTTCTGGGCGTGCTTGATTTTCCTCCTAGGATTTAAAAGAATTTCCATTGATTGGCAGTTGTTAAATCATCAGTTATTTAATTGTATACAAATTGTAAAGAAATTGTCaacatatcatttttcattctaaaatagatgaatttaatctGCCGTAGCATTCCTCTCCCGCGTTCGATTAAAACTTAATTCAATGGGTGGTGTTGTGTAAAGTCAGGTTTCGAATTGCTATTGAATTATTGCTCTGATCCCTGTCTCTGTCTTTGTCTCTCTGCTTTTGAAGAATGCGCTGCTGGAGTTTGCACGGGTTGTGAAGGCGCAAGAACAAGTGGTGGCCGGTACATTGCATCATCTTACTCTGGAGGCCATTGATGGAGGTAAGAAGAAGCTATACGAAGCCAAGGTTTGGGTGAAGCCGTGGATCAACTTCAAGGAATTGCAGGAGTTCAAGCATGCCGATGGTGCCCACTCATCTTCGCCATTTACCTCTTCAGATCTTGGTGTTAAGAAAGGTGGCTAATAACTCCCTTCATGGTCTTTACAGTGGTTTTTTTTAACTGTATTTTGAGCTAGTAAGATCTAagcaatttaatttaaaaggaCTTGCGATGAGAAGATAAAATTTAGACCATTCGACTACTCAGGGTCAATAACTTCGTAAAGTTGTGTTCTTTTGATCTGACCTGACCTGCTCGAGTGTTGTTCCTCGATAAAATGGTATCCTTCCCATGTAGCATATGGTGAAATACAACAAAGCAATGTCAGTGATATTTGGCTTGGCTGTGATTATGATTAGGTGGGCATGGCTCAGGATGGCAAGCAGTGCCACCAAATGATCCCCAAGTTCAGGACGCAGCAAATCATGCTGTCAAGACTATCCAGCAAAGGTCTAACTCGTTGTTCCCTTATGAACTTCAAGATGTCATTCATGCAAAGGCAGAGGTCAGTGccctttaaaattttattgtagTCTTGTGTTCAGGAGCTACCTATGTTTTCAAGGCATCATTCTTTAATAGTGATTAAAACTTCATTCATTTGGTAAAAAACGCTGAAGGACCTATATCTTGACACAAGTCCATGTATCCTATATTCACTATTGTATTTTCACTGCATGGTGAATCAAATGGAAGAAAACATGTTTCCTTCTCTATTAACATCTCTATGTGAGGGTAAATACATACTAATGCTTCATAAATGATTGTAGATGATTAAAACTACTTGAAATTGGTTGGAATCAAACACATGTTAGAAGTACAAAATGACACTGTGTTGCAACAACATCCATCTTATGCTGTTTGAAGCAAAATGACATCATTACATGTCTTCTTCGTTTTGTGGTTGAAAAGGCCCCAGCTTTATGTTTATCAATGAATGTTTGAAAACAGGTGATAGAAGATTTTGCAAAGTTCGACTTGCTTCTAAAGCTCAAAAGGGGaagcaaagaagaaaactaTAAAGTGGAGGTACATAAGAACAATGAAGGTGGCTTCCATTTGAATCAGATGGAGCAACATGAGGGCTGACTTCATTTGCCATCTATAGTCTCACAAGATATTGTGTGGCCTGGTATATTTGATGATCTGCGTATGTGTTCATTTTAAGTGTACGGCTTGGCAGCCCACAAAAAATGGAATAGGGTCTAAGAATTTTAAGATATCTATATGGTTGGTGATGTTACGGTCTTATATACTTCATCAGTTCATCTGGTGGTATAACAGCTTTTTGTTTACagataaaaagttttttttttacatgcaaaTATcctataaatttgaaatatttaattaatactaGAAGCAATTTAGAAAGGTTTAAATGCGAAAAAGAATGTAATCTTCCAGTAGATATACCATTTGAGCGAAATGACTTGATCGAATAACCCTTTGACCGTAATCAAAAGCAACACAGGAGACAAACATGGGGAAAATAGTTCAGGAAAAGCGTCTCAAAGGGCAATCTACCTTCTACGAAGGATGCCATGCATTGACTACAGAGTGAAATTGCAGAGTCTGATATTTCTAGAATTGTCAGGGTGCTACATTTGGTAATTCTAGTTAGCTAGCTAGTAGTATCATAGAAACATGTGATAAggtagattaaaaaaaaactaagaaaaaattacaaaaaaaaaaaaaaaccttccaGGCCTTCTAGCGAAAACCAAGCTTTCTTCTCTTAACTTTTGCACCCATCTGTGGCCACCATTGAGTATTACATCAATCTGTTTCCCTCCAATAACAAAGCACTACGATATGGGTCCATTTCATGCATATTTAGTCCTCTTCATCataatcctcctcctcctcctcatctaaTCTTGAGCCGAGTCGTGCGAGCTGAAGAGGGTCAATGGCCATCTTGTCCACGTCAGATAGAGACCAACCAGGAACTTCTTCAAGTCTATTCTCAGTAGTAGTTGTAGGACCAGATGAGGAGGCAGGGGCTGCTGCCGCTGCCGctgctgctgttgctgttgctgtGGCCTTTGTGTCCTCATTCTCATCAATATGGGCATTCAGATCAAAATTTCTAGCTGTTGGGTTGGCATCATTTCCAACTGTGATATTCTCTTTTGAAAATTCCTTGGCCTCAGAACCATTATCCATCAATGTGTCAGGGTTCTGTTGTCTGTTGCTGTGCTGAAGCGATGTGCAGGGATTTGGACCAGTCTCGAGATGAGAAGTTTCTCTTTCTGCTGTTCGACCTCGTCCACGGCCCCTTCCTCGACCCCGACCTCTTCCTCTGCCACTGCTGCCAGCATGACTCATATCGTGCTGCAGGAAATAATTGAAGGATGAGAGAACTAACTCAGTTATTGAGTGCTGGGAGACTTTTATTAAAACATGAAAACTACACATGCTCTCATATGAGTATAACAGAGGAAAGGGATGATTTCATTATCATTTGGTCTGTGAGCTATGAAAGAAGAGAGAGTTATTACCATCTTGCTCTTCTTCAACTCCTCATCACTCTCATTGCTTTCATCAGCCGCAGCTTTTCTGATGGAATAAAAAGTAAGATGTTATCTAATTGCTAATATCAAGAATAACGTGAAGGAGAGAAGAATGGGAATTGCAGTTCTAACCTTCTCTTTGATATGGTACGGTCATCACCAGCAGCATCAGAATGACCATGGCCATAGTCTGGAACTCGGCTGACTACCTCCCTCAGAAAATCAAACACATTATAGCTCTGTACACAATGTTTTCTGCAATTTCAGTCCAGGAGTTAGTTATATAATCATACTCCAAAACATTGTGAGAAGATAAAGTTGTGTGGAAGAGGGAACATCATAATACTAAAAACTAAGGAGTTCTAAGCTGATGGCATAAGATATCCTAAtcagatttttttcttctttcagttTCCCGATGGATGTGACTTCATGGCATTTTAGGCGAGCAAGGGCAATAATAATAGTTTCAATGACCAACTTAACTGTTAGGTTTCACTTAAAAGGAACCACATTTTTATTTCCTTGCAGGAAAATGGTCGTCTGaccagtgttttcaaaattgaGAACTATTCGATGGGAGCAATTCAAATTGGGAAACCAGTATATTTTGGTTATGAAGTGTGCTAATAAAAAGGAAACTTGATAATCTATTACTTTCAGAAATGTCCTTCGGATTGCAggcaatatctaaaaaaaattttgatgagTATTACCGACCAATTAACAGTGTTTGGAAAGTCAGGGAAAGATAAGGTAGGGAGGAAAGAAAACAGGAGGGATGTGAAGACGCTTATTACTCCCTTTAGTTTTTTGGTTGAAGAAAGGGAGGAATGAAAAGGTGCGCCAGTCTTCCTTGTTTGGCTGtgggagagagaaggaaagaaaaactagcgtacaaataatatatatatataagtgtcaAACAGATGACTGATAGATGGAGCATACATAACTGCCGAAAAAAAGCCCTTGCAACCCTCACATAAGGCAAATTTTTCAAGAAGTGCTATGAAGAGAAATAAGGTGAAATAGCCAAGAAACATTGTGAGACTAGGATGCATTGTTAcaagaa is drawn from Juglans regia cultivar Chandler chromosome 5, Walnut 2.0, whole genome shotgun sequence and contains these coding sequences:
- the LOC108989366 gene encoding cysteine proteinase inhibitor 6-like — protein: MATLGGVPESQGEVEGQAAAIQNSADVEGLARFAVEEHNKKENALLEFARVVKAQEQVVAGTLHHLTLEAIDGGKKKLYEAKVWVKPWINFKELQEFKHADGAHSSSPFTSSDLGVKKGGHGSGWQAVPPNDPQVQDAANHAVKTIQQRSNSLFPYELQDVIHAKAEVIEDFAKFDLLLKLKRGSKEENYKVEVHKNNEGGFHLNQMEQHEG
- the LOC108989355 gene encoding dr1-associated corepressor homolog isoform X2, translating into MQADEDVGKIALAVPVLVSKALELFLQDLCDRTYEITLQRGAKTMSALHLKHCVQSYNVFDFLREVVSRVPDYGHGHSDAAGDDRTISKRRKAAADESNESDEELKKSKMHDMSHAGSSGRGRGRGRGRGRGRGRTAERETSHLETGPNPCTSLQHSNRQQNPDTLMDNGSEAKEFSKENITVGNDANPTARNFDLNAHIDENEDTKATATATAAAAAAAAPASSSGPTTTTENRLEEVPGWSLSDVDKMAIDPLQLARLGSRLDEEEEEDYDEED
- the LOC108989355 gene encoding dr1-associated corepressor homolog isoform X1, with the protein product MRKKLDTRFPAARIKKIMQADEDVGKIALAVPVLVSKALELFLQDLCDRTYEITLQRGAKTMSALHLKHCVQSYNVFDFLREVVSRVPDYGHGHSDAAGDDRTISKRRKAAADESNESDEELKKSKMHDMSHAGSSGRGRGRGRGRGRGRGRTAERETSHLETGPNPCTSLQHSNRQQNPDTLMDNGSEAKEFSKENITVGNDANPTARNFDLNAHIDENEDTKATATATAAAAAAAAPASSSGPTTTTENRLEEVPGWSLSDVDKMAIDPLQLARLGSRLDEEEEEDYDEED